The following proteins are encoded in a genomic region of Coregonus clupeaformis isolate EN_2021a chromosome 14, ASM2061545v1, whole genome shotgun sequence:
- the LOC121580957 gene encoding E3 ubiquitin-protein ligase MARCHF6 → MDTAEEGDICRVCRSEGTPDKPLYHPCVCTGSIKFIHQECLVQWLKHSRKEYCELCKHRFAFTPIYSPDMPSRLPVQDIFAGLVTSVGTAIRYWFHYTLVAFAWLGVVPLTACRIYKCLFTGSVSSLLTLPLDMLSTENLLADCLQGCFVVTCTLCAFISLVWLREQIVHGGAPQWLEQNQQQQPQHAPAPQFNEQGPGPGQGVGENQPAPAAAEPPADNGPAAEVLDIQVDLAEDMELEDEAGAEDVGDANNGAQDDMNWNALEWDRAAEELTWERMLGLDGSLVFLEHVFWVVSLNTLFILVFAFCPYHIGHFSVVGLGFENNVQASHFEGLITTIVGYIFLAMTLILCHGLAALVRFQRSRRLLGVCYIVVKVSLLVVVEIGVFPVICGWWLDICSLEMFDASLKDRELSFESAPGTTMFLHWLVGMVYVFYFASFILLLREVLRPGVLWFLRNLNDPDFNPVQEMIHLPIYRHLRRFILSVVVFGSIVLLMLWLPIRTIKLILPAFLPYNVMLYSDAPVSELSLELLLLQVVLPALLEQGHTRQWLKGLVRAWTVTAGYLLDLHSYLLGDQEENDDDADQQANNNPQGRNNNAIPEGLHAAHQAILQQGGPVGVQPYHQPIKFSLRIVLLIVFMCVTLLVASLVCLTLPVFAGRYLMSFWTGSAKIHELYTAACGLYVCWLSIRAITVLLAWMPQGRRVILLKVQEWTLMVMLCNTILKTVVVAVLLVGAIPLLLGLLFELVIVAPLRVPLDQTPLFYPWQDWALGVLHAKIIAAITLMGPQWWLKTVIEQVYANGIRNIDLHFIIRKLAAPVICVLLVSLCVPYVISAGIVPIVAQYSPGVTMEMQNLVQRRIYPFLLMVVMLLGILSFQIRQFKRLYEHIKNDKYLVGQRLVNYERKVAGRSTTATHSSSSQE, encoded by the exons ATGGACACCGCCGAGGAAG GGGATATATGTCGGGTCTGCCGGTCTGAAGGAACCCCAGACAAGCCACTATATCACCCCTGTGTTTGCACAGGAAGTATAAAATTCATCCACCAAGAATG CTTGGTACAATGGCTAAAACATAGCAGAAAAGAATACTGCGAGTTATGCAAACACAGATTTGCTTTTACGCCAA TCTATTCTCCAGACATGCCTTCCCGGCTGCCGGTCCAGGACATATTTGCGGGGCTGGTGACAAGTGTAGGCACAGCTATTAGATACTGGTTTCACTACACACTAGTGGCCTTTGCTTGGCTGGGAGTCGTTCCTCTCACAGCAT GTCGCATCTACAAGTGTCTGTTTACCGGCTCTGTGAGCTCACTCCTCACCCTGCCATTAGATATGCTTTCTAC AGAGAACTTGCTGGCGGACTGCTTGCAGGGTTGTTTCGTGGTGACGTGTACACTCTGCGCCTTCATCAGTCTGGTGTGGCTGCGGGAGCAGATTGTTCATGGTGGCGCCCCCCAgtggctggagcagaatcagcAGCAGCAGCCACAACATGCACCAGCTCCACAATTTAATGAG CAGGGCCCAGGTCCTGGGCAGGGGGTGGGTGAGAACCAGCCTGCTCCTGCTGCCGCTGAGCCCCCGGCTGACAACGGTCCAGCGGCTGAGGTCCTTGACATCCAGGTGGACCTGGCAGAGGACATGGAGCTAGAGGACGAGGCTGGGGCTGAGGATGTAGGGGACGCCAACAATGGAGCACAAG ATGACATGAATTGGAATGCCCTGGAATGGGACCGGGCAGCCGAGGAGCTAACATGGGAGAGG ATGCTCGGTCTTGATGGCTCCTTGGTTTTCCTG GAGCATGTCTTCTGGGTGGTCTCACTAAACACACTCTTCATTTTGGTGTTCG CTTTTTGCCCGTATCATATTGGTCATTTCTCAGTTGTGGGACTTGGCTTTGAGAATAAT GTGCAGGCCTCCCACTTTGAAGGCCTCATCACCACCATCGTGGGCTACATCTTCCTGGCCATGACATTAATACTGTGCCAT GGATTGGCAGCATTGGTGAGATTCCAAAGATCCAGACGCCTTTTAGGAGTGTGCTACATTGTTGTCAAG GTATCCCTGCTGGTAGTCGTGGAGATCGGTGTGTTCCCTGTCATCTGTGGCTGGTGGCTCGACATCTGCTCACTG GAGATGTTTGATGCCTCTCTGAAGGACAGAGAGCTGAGTTTTGAGTCTGCTCCCGGCACCACCATGTTCCTTCACTGGCTTGTAGGGATGGTCTACGTCTTCTACTTTGCCTCTTTTATCCTCTTACTGCGAGAG GTGCTGAGACCGGGTGTTTTATGGTTTCTCAGAAATCTGAACGATCCTGATTTTAATCCTGTCCAAGAAATGATTCACCTGCCAATATACAGACATCTCCGAAGATTCATTTTATCAGTG GTGGTGTTTGGCTCCATAGTTTTACTAATGTTGTGGCTTCCCATAAGGACGATCAAACTCATCCTCCCAGCCTTCCTCCCCTACAATGTCATGCTGTACAG TGATGCTCCAGTCAGTGAGCTGTCTCTGGAGCTGCTGCTGCTTCAGGTGGTTCTGCCTGCGCTGCTGGAACAGGGTCACACACGCCAGTGGCTCAAAGGCCTGGTCAGAGCCTGGACCGTCACCGCCGGATATCTGCT AGACCTCCACTCGTACCTGTTGGGTGACCAGGAGGAGAATGACGATGATGCGGACCAGCAGGCCAACAACAACCCGCAGGGGAGGAATAACAACGCCATCCCTGAGGGGCTGCACGCTGCCCACCAGGCTATCCTACAGCAGGGAGGTCCTGTGGGCGTCCAGCCCTACCACCAACCCATTAAGTTCAGCTTGAGG ATTGTGCTGCTGATCGTATTCATGTGTGTGACACTGCTGGTGGCCAGTCTGGTGTGCCTCACGTTGCCAG TATTCGCCGGCCGGTACctgatgtccttctggacggGCAGCGCGAAGATCCATGAGCTGTACACGGCAGCGTGCGGCCTATACGTGTGCTGGCTGTCCATCAGGGCCATCACTGTGCTGCTGGCCTGGATGCCCCAGGGCAGGAGGGTCATTCTGCTGAAGGTCCAGGAGTGGACCCTCATGGTAATGCTCTGCAACACG ATCCTGAAGACGGTGGTCGTGGCTGTGCTGCTGGTTGGAGCCatccctctcctgctgggcctgcTTTTTGAGCTGGTCATAGTAGCCCCTCTCAGGGTGCCATTGGACCAGACACCACTCTTCTACCCCTGGCAG GACTGGGCTCTCGGAGTGCTCCATGCCAAAATCATTGCTGCCATTACTCTGATGGGTCCACAGTGGTGGCTGAAAACAGTGATCGAACAG GTGTACGCTAACGGAATTCGCAATATTGATCTCCATTTTATCATCCGTAAGCTGGCTGCTCCGGTTATCTGTGTACTGCTGGTGTCTCTCTGTGTGCCCTATGTCATCTCTGCTGGCATCGTCCCCATCGTAGCTCAGTATTCCCCAG GAGTTACAATGGAGATGCAGAATTTGGTGCAGAGGAGAATCTACCCCTTCCTGCTCATGGTCGTCATGCTGCTGGGAATCCTGTCCTTCCAAATCCGTCAATTTAAGCGCCTTTATGAGCACATTAAGAATGACAA gtacCTAGTTGGACAGAGACTGGTGAACTATGAACGCAAGGTGGCAGGCAGAAGCACCACAGCCACACACAGCAGCTCTTCCCAGGAGTAG
- the atpsckmt gene encoding ATP synthase subunit C lysine N-methyltransferase, which translates to MTEHNLLETEAIQCNVNAKDSGFKKRLGLIATGIVGGSLVALYAVAGPFVAPALRKVCLPYVPATTAQVENVLRVLQARSGSLVDIGSGDGRIVIAAAKKGFRAVGLELNPWLVWYSRYRAWREGVHHSTSFHISDLWKVSFNQYSNVVIFGVPQMMDQLEGKLQTELQSTAKVVACRFPFPNWAPDGTAGEGIDTVWVYDAESFKTEKGTHQGHIVTPQQPQGNGDTTTS; encoded by the exons ATGACAGAACACAATCTACTGGAAACGGAGGCGATACAATGTAACGTTAATGCTAAAGACAGCGGCTTCAAAAAACGTTTAGGACTGATCGCAACTGGAATTGTCGGGGGGTCCTTGGTTGCCCTCTACGCTGTTGCAGGTCCATTTGTTGCACCTGCTTTGAGAAAGGTGTGCCTACCTTATGTCCCCGCAACTACAGCACAGGTGGAAAATGTCCTGAGAGTGCTGCAGGCGAGATCTGGATCCCTCGTGGATATTGGAAGTGGGGATGGAAGAATA GTGATAGCAGCTGCAAAGAAAGGATTTCGAGCTGTTGGACTTGAGTTGAATCCATGGTTGGTGTGGTACTCCCGTTACAGAGCTTGGAGAGAGGGAGTTCATCATTCTACTTCCTTCCACATATCAGATTTATGGAAG GTCAGCTTTAATCAGTACTCAAATGTTGTCATATTTGGAGTACCTCAGATG ATGGATCAGTTGGAGGGCAAACTGCAGACAGAACTACAGAGCACAGCTAAAGTGGTGGCCTGCCGTTTCCCTTTTCCCAACTGGGCACCTGATGGCACCGCTGGAGAAGGAATAGACACTGTGTGGGTATATGATGCAGAGTCGTTCAAAACAGAAAAAGGAACACATCAGGGACATATTGTAACTCCACAGCAGCCCCAGGGCAATGGTGACACTACCACATCATAA